Within the Maribacter sp. BPC-D8 genome, the region AATCTTCATATTTTAATGGCTTAATTACATAACCTGCAATACCAGCTTGGTAACATTTTAACAAATCTGCTCTATTTTCTGAGGTTGTTAAAATAACTGTAGGTAAATATTGAAGTAATTCATCTGCCTTTAAAATAGCTAGAAATTCAATACCGTTCATTCTTGGCATATTCAAATCTAAAAGAATAATATCTGGTAATTTTTCGCCAGACCTTAAATAGGTTAAAGCTTCTTCACCGTTTTTTGCTTCTATAATTGTATGCTTTAAGTTAAGTTTAGAAACTGTACGTTTCAACTTCATAACTTCTATTAAATCGTCTTCTATTAGTAATATGTCCATAGGTCGTTTATATTGATACGACAAAGATCAAAGATTTCTCACTCTTAAAATGGCTGCTATAGGTGAATGGCAGTTTACTATCGGTGAACGGTAATTCTATGCCGACGAGTATTTTTCAACAATCTTTAAAATGTGCGATCTGGGCTAAATGCCGCAATGTTCATAGACGTCTTAGTACCAGACAATAACTCTGAAACCAGCTTACCTGTAGCAGGCCCTAAACTCCAACCCATCATGGCATGACCAGTGGCAATAGTTAGGTTTTCAATTCTTGTCGATTTACCGATGTATGGTAAACCGTCTGGTGAAACTGGTCGCAATCCGGTTTTTACATTTTTTATTTCAGTGTCGCTAATTTTTATATCAGGGTAAAATGCTTGAGCACCATTGGCTATAGCTGCCACTCTTTCTTTTCTTATGATGTCGTTATTACCAGAAAACTCCATGGTACCCGCGAATCTTGTAAAACCGTTCATAGGTGTAGCCGCTATTTTAGATTCCATTAATATAGCAGGAATCGTAATACCTGTATCACGTTCTATATTTATTCTATACCCCTTACCACCTTGTAGTGGTAACTTCAACTGTAATTTCTTCGCCAGCTCTCCACTCCATGAGCCCGCAGCTAAAATAACTTCTTCTGGTTTATAAGAACCCTTATCTGTAACTACCTCTTTAATAGTATTACCAGAACTCTTAATATCCAGAACTTCTTCATTTGTGCTAATAGTAACACCTTGTTGCTTTAAATATGCTACTAACTTGGGCATTATCTCTGTCGGAGTCGTGTGCCCATCACATTCATAATGTATAGCACCTTCTGCATCTATATTCACATTAGGTTCTAGTTGATGTAAAGCTGCCTTGTTTAAATCAGATACCTCTAGCCCTTCAAAAGCAACTCTTTCGGCAACCTTTTTTTCATGTAAGTAGCTCGCTTCGGTTTTATACAGCATTAATAAACCTTTTCGCTCTAGTTGAAAATCACCTAAATCGCCAGAGTTTTTTATATCGGTAAATAACTCTCTACTGATAAGGTTGATGTCTTTAATTAAAGGAATCGCCTTTTCTACCTTAGCTGACGTAGATGACTTATGAAAATACCATGACCATTTCAAAAAATCGGCATCTAGTCTTGGTTTCATGTAAAACGGACTAGCAGAATTGAACATCATCTTTATCCCCTTCGCAATCATACCTGGCGATGCTAACGGAATAATATGACTCGGAGTAATATACCCTGCATTTACGAAAGATGCACCAGAAGTAATATCACCTTTATCAATTACGGTAACCTCAAAACCCATTTTATTTAAAAAGTAAGCAGTGCTTAAACCTACAATGCCACCGCCAATTATAAGTACATTCTTCATTTGTAATTACTAGAATTTAAATTACTTGAAATCCGTATGCATACGGATCATCGTCGTCTATAGTTATGGTGTTCTGACCATATATTTTTGCCCAACCTTTAACACTCGGTATTATGGCAGGTATATCAGCTAAGGTCGTTTCCTCTTCTACCCTACCAACAAACTGAGACCCAATATAGCTCTCATGAATAAAATCTTCACCAACACCTAACTTACCTTTTGCATACCATTGCGCCATTCGTGCAGACGTACCCGTACCACAAGGCGAACGGTCAATTGCCTTATCACCATAGAACACGGCATTTCTTGCGCTAGCAGTCTCAGAGATAGTATTTCCCGTCCATAATATATGACTCACATTTCTAATGGTTGAATCTTCTGGGTGGATGAATATATCAGGATATTTCAAATTGATTCTATCACGTAGTTCTTGACTAAATTGAATTAATTGACTAGCAGAGTAATCTTGAATTCCGTTAAAATTCTTTTGTAGATCTACAATTGCATAAAAATTACCTCCGTAGGATACATCAAAAACAACCTCTCCCAAATAAGATGATGCTATAGTTAAATCTGTCGCAGCCAAATACGACTTTACATTGGTCAATTTTACCCAATCTACTTTAGTACCCGTTTGTTGATACGATATATGTACTAAGCCTGCGGGAGTTTCCATTCGAATTTTTCCCGGCATTTTAGGTATAATCAATCCTTCTTCAATACCAATAGTTATAGCACCTATGGTACCATGACCACACATAGGTAAGCATCCGCTGGTTTCAAT harbors:
- a CDS encoding 4-hydroxyproline epimerase, with product MTSSTFVCIDAHTCGNPVRVVKQGGPDLVGATMSEKRQHFLKEYDWIRKGLMFEPRGHDMMSGSIFYAPSDPNNDFGILFIETSGCLPMCGHGTIGAITIGIEEGLIIPKMPGKIRMETPAGLVHISYQQTGTKVDWVKLTNVKSYLAATDLTIASSYLGEVVFDVSYGGNFYAIVDLQKNFNGIQDYSASQLIQFSQELRDRINLKYPDIFIHPEDSTIRNVSHILWTGNTISETASARNAVFYGDKAIDRSPCGTGTSARMAQWYAKGKLGVGEDFIHESYIGSQFVGRVEEETTLADIPAIIPSVKGWAKIYGQNTITIDDDDPYAYGFQVI
- a CDS encoding NAD(P)/FAD-dependent oxidoreductase, which gives rise to MKNVLIIGGGIVGLSTAYFLNKMGFEVTVIDKGDITSGASFVNAGYITPSHIIPLASPGMIAKGIKMMFNSASPFYMKPRLDADFLKWSWYFHKSSTSAKVEKAIPLIKDINLISRELFTDIKNSGDLGDFQLERKGLLMLYKTEASYLHEKKVAERVAFEGLEVSDLNKAALHQLEPNVNIDAEGAIHYECDGHTTPTEIMPKLVAYLKQQGVTISTNEEVLDIKSSGNTIKEVVTDKGSYKPEEVILAAGSWSGELAKKLQLKLPLQGGKGYRINIERDTGITIPAILMESKIAATPMNGFTRFAGTMEFSGNNDIIRKERVAAIANGAQAFYPDIKISDTEIKNVKTGLRPVSPDGLPYIGKSTRIENLTIATGHAMMGWSLGPATGKLVSELLSGTKTSMNIAAFSPDRTF
- a CDS encoding response regulator — protein: MDILLIEDDLIEVMKLKRTVSKLNLKHTIIEAKNGEEALTYLRSGEKLPDIILLDLNMPRMNGIEFLAILKADELLQYLPTVILTTSENRADLLKCYQAGIAGYVIKPLKYEDYEYKLNAVLEYWNVNQLVKG